The Alistipes finegoldii DSM 17242 DNA segment AATATCGGTAACGTTGCCGACGGAATAGGTCGCCGTCTCGCCTTCGGCGGGATGGAACTTCAGGTTCGCATAGGCCGGGAGGTTGGCGAACTGCGCCGCCGTCAGGTTGGTAATGTCGCTGTAATCGGCATATTTGGCATCGGGTCCCACGAACGCGCGCTTGCGCCAGTCGGTGTCGGATATTTCGTTGTAGAAATTGCTGGTAACGCCTTCGAAAACGTATTTGCCGCCATACCCCCACGTAGCCTCGCTCGAACGCCATGCCGCGAAATTCACAAGGTTGGCGATGCCTTCGGTAGACTGCGGAAGGTACCACATCCACGAATTGTTGGCTTTGTTGAAGCCCGTTTTGGGGTTCAGCCACTCCGCTTCGGTCATGATCGTGCATTTCGAGGCGTCGATGGCCTTGCGGGCATACGTCGCGGCGTCGGCATACTTCGACGAATCGAAGCCGCCCAGCCAGAGGTAAGCACGCGCCTTGATGCCGTAGACCACGGCCAGACTCGGATTGGTCTTCGACGAAGAGGTGTAGTTGGCCAGCAGCGCCTCGGCGTCGTCGAGGTCCCTGAGGATGAATTCGAACATCGCCTCGCGCGTCACGCGCGGATTGTTGCGGGCCATATCCTCGGTGGTGTTCTCATCCACGATCGGGACGGTCAGCCCCTTGACGCCCGAAACGTCGGTGTACTTGTTGTTGAGCGGATCGTACAGTCGGGCCAGATCCAGATAGAGCTGGGCGCGATAAGCTTTGGCGAAGCCCAGATAGCTTTTCTGCGCTTCGGAAAGTTCCACGCCCGCCAGCAGGCCGACCACATCGTTGCTCGATTTGATGAACGTATAGTAGCAGTTCCACGGGAAGCGACATACGGTCTGCGTCGGACCGATCAGAATGCCCGACTGCCAGTAGGTGAACCAGTCATATCCCGAACCTTCGTCGCCGGAGGAGCATATCACGTCGCCCGTGGCGGCGTCCGTAGCGCACATCATGCCCGGATAGCCGAAGTCGAAGCCGTAGTTGTTCGTCCTGCCGTACACCGAATAGGGGTAGGTCATGTTGACGGGGATGGCATTGACGATGGCCTCCACCGCAGTCGGCGAATCGCTGACCTGTCCGGAAGTCGCGCTGTCGGTGGGGAAGGTCTCTTTGATACAGCCCGTGAGCGCCATGGAGCAGACAAGGGCGAGTGTCGTTGTTTTCAATATGTTTTTCATTTCAATCCCTGTTTTATCCGTTAGATTAGAACTGTACGGTTACACCGCCCGAAATAGTGCGGATCGGCGAGTAGTTGGAGAAGTTGGTCGCTCCCGTGAACGAATAACGCGGGTCGAGTCCCTGACGCTTCGACCAGTAGACCACGTTGTCGCAGGCCAGATAGACGCGCAGTTTCTGTACGCCGAATTTCTGGGTGATCTTCGACGGCAGCGTATAGCCGACGTTGATGTTCGAGATGTTCAGGTAGCTCGCGTCGGTCAGGAAACGGTCGGAGACGCTCGTCGTATACTGGTCGCCGTATTGCAGACGGGGAATGTCCGAGCCTTTGTTTTCGGGCGTCCACGCCTTGAGGATGTCCTTGTGGTAGTTGGTGCCGACGGTGGTTCCGTAGGGCGACGACATGAAGCTGGCGTAACCCGAATCGTAGACCTTGCCGCCGATCTGGTAGTTGAACGAGATCGAGAAATCGACGCCGTAGGCCGAAACCGAGGTCGAGAAGCCGCCGTATACCGAAGGAATCGCGCTGTCGTGCAGGTAGCGGGTCGCGGAGGTGTAGTCCGAAGTCTTGGTCCGGGTGATCTTGCCGTCGTCGCCCTTCACGTCCTTGTACCAGAGCGAAGCGCCCGTTTCGGGATCGACGCCGGCGTACGAACGCAGGTAATAGGTGTAGAGCGGCAGCCCTTCGCCGACGAAATAACTGCCGTCGATATAGCCTTTGTAGCCCTCCACGGTCGTGGATTTGTGTTCGGGAGCCAGATAGGTGACCTCATTCTTCACATGGGTCAGGTTCAGGTTGAAGCTCCACAATACGTTTTTCGTGCGGATCAGGTCGGCGTTCAGCTCCACCTCGACGCCGCGGTTGACCATGTCGCCCACGTTGGCGTAATAGGACGAGTAACCCAGCGACGAAGGAACCGAGAATGCGAAGAGCATGTCCGAAGTCTTGCGGTTGAAGAAATCGACGCTTCCGCTCAGGCGGTTGTTCCAGAAACCGAACTCCGTACCGATGTTCAGGTTGGTGTTGGTCTCCCACGTAATGTTGGGATTGCCTTTCTGCCCGAAGAGCACGGCGATTTCGCCGTTGTTGTTCTCGATCGAATAGGTGTCGGTGTAGAGGTAGTAGCCGATGTTGTCGTTGCCCTGCGAACCGTAAGATGACTTGAGTTTCAGCATGTTCACCCAAGGAGCGTCGAACCAGTTCTCCTGATTGAGGAGCCACGCGGCGCCTACCGACCAGAAGTTGCCCCAGCGGTGGTCGGGATGGAAGCGCGACGATGCGTCGCGGCGGTACGAACCGCTCACGAAGTAGCGGCCCGCATAGTCGTACTGGGCGCGCATGAAGTAACCCTCCGAGTTGTAGTCGTCGATGTAGGAGTGGGCGCCCGCGCCGTCAACGACGGCTCCGCCAAGCTCCTCGTTGTCATAGGAGAAGAGTTTCGACTTGGTGCCGCTCAGGTAGTAATATTTTTTCTGATAGTACTCGTGACCGACCATCAGCCCCACGTTGTGCTTGCCGAAGGTCTCGTTGTAGTTCAGAATCTGCTGAAGGTTGTAGGCGATGTCGCGGGTGTGGTACTTCGAAATAGTACCGCCCGCCTCGGCGAACTGACCGTAATACTGGTTGTTGAGATAAGTCGTGCGGGTTTCGTCGATGTTGGTGCTGCCGTTTACCGTCAGCTTCAGCCCCTTGTAAAGCGAGATGTCCACGAAGCCGCTGCCCGAAAAGGCGTTGCCCTCGGCCTTTTTCTTGTTGAGCCAGCTGGTCTGCAGTCCGTTGGCGCCGGGCAGCAGCGGACGGGTCAGACCCGCATTGCCCTTGTCGCCGTAGTCGTACATCTGATAGCCGTTGTCGTCCACCATGATGCGGCCCGAACCGTCGCGGATGTATACCGGGTAGATCGGGGGCATCTGTGCAGAGAACGCGAAGATGTTGGCCGTCGAGGAAGCCGATCCTTCGTTCGAGTTGCCGTTGCTGTTGCTGAAGTGCGCATACGACATGTTGCCGCCCACCTTCAGCCACTTCTTGGCCTGATAATCGGCCTTCAGACGCGCGGTATAGCGCTCCAGCGCCGAACTTTTGATAATACCCGTATTGTCCAGATAACCGAGCGAAGCGTAGAACGAGCTGCGCTCCGTCGCACCGGAGATGTTCACGTTGTATTCCTGACGGAACGCCGACTGGTAAGCCTCGTCGATCCAGTCGTCGGGCGTCAGCCAATACTCCTGTCCGTTGTAGATGATCTTGCGGCCCAGCGTCGCGTTCGGATTCAGCTTGCCGTTGGTGCCGATCAGCGCCTGCCCTTCGGGAACCGTATAGACGTTGTATCCCAGACCGCCCGTGCCGTTGGAAGTCAGGCCGCTGCTGGCCAGCGCATAGGCCTTCGCCGCCGGATTGGTCTGCGCATAATAGCCGTAGAGCGCCTTGAAATGCGTCTCGTAATACTGCGCGGGCGAGGTGATCACGTCGTACTCCTCCAGCGCTTTCGAGTTGACGCCCCACTTGGCGTCGATCGTCACGACGGCGTCGCCCGACTTCGCCTTTTTGGTGGTGACCATAATCACGCCGTTGGCGCCGCGGGCGCCGTACAGAGCGTTCGAAGCGGCGTCCTTGAGGACGGTCATCGACTCGATGTCGTTCGTGTTCAGGTTGTTCAGGTCGCCTTCATAGGGCATGCCGTCCACAATCCAGAGCGGCTCCTTGCCGGCGTTGATCGAACCGAAACCGCGGACGCGGATCGAGGGGGTCTTGCCGAGATCTCCCGACGTGCTGGAGGTCTGCACACCGGCCACGCGGCCGACCAGAGCCGTCGCCACGTTGGAGGTCTGCACCTTGGCAATCTCATCCGATTTTATGACGGCAGCCGAACCGGTGAAAGCCTCTTTCTTTGCCGTACCGAAGGCCACGACGATCACATCGTCGATCGCTTGCGCATCCTCCTTCATCGTGACGTTGATCCGGGTTTTTCCGGCGATAGGCAGCTGCTGCGGCTCAAAACCGACAAACGTCACCACGAGCGTGCCGTTCACCGGAGCCGAAAGCGTATACTCGCCGGCCGTGTTGGTCGTGGTCCCCAGAGAGGTCCCATCTACAATGACGGTCGCGCCTGCAACCGGATGTCCGTTTGCATCGGAAACTGTACCGGAGATCTGCCTATTCTGGGCCGTGGCATATGCCAAGAACACGAATACGGCAATTAACGATAGTACAATTTTTCTTACCATAAGCGTTAATTTTAATTAATTTTAAAATAAAAAGTCAACTGCCCGCGTTAGTATAATGTAAATTGTTCATAATCAATACGCGAGGCCCGTCTCCGGCCAAATCTGCCAATTGCAGTCTAATTAATTGATAACCAAACGTCTGTCTCACAACAGGACGTTGTATCGGTTGCACATCTGTTACTACAGCGTAACCCTTCCGAATACGACAACAAGGGGAAAATAAGCTATTTAGACTCAATCCTGCGTCATATGGTTGTTACTTAATCATTACCTTTAAAGCGGTTTGTGTATTGTATAGGTTAATGAAAAAGGTTGTTAAAAACAATGAGAAACACGTTCAAGGTTCTATTCTACATCAAGAAGAATGCGCCTCTGCGGAACGGTTGGGCCCCGATCATGGGACGCATCACGATCAACGGACAGCGGACGCAATTTTCCACACGGCTCTCGGTCACTCCCGCCAGTTGGGACACCGCACAGGGGCGGGTCTGCGGACGGAGCAACATGGCCGTCCAAATCAACGAAAAGCTGGCCAATATCCGATTTCACATCGAGAGATGCTACAACAAGCTCTTTTACGAGCAGGCCTTCGTTACTCCGGTGATGGTCAAAGAGATGTATTTCGGCGGCAATCACAAGCAGGAGACCGTGGTCGCCTTCTTCAAGCAGCACAACGACGAATTCAAACGCATGGTCGGCGTCAGCCGCAGCATGACCACATATTATAAATATAGGTGTGTATGCCGGCATCTGGCGGATTTCGTCTGGGACAAGTACAACCGGAAGGATTTAATGTTCAAGGAACTCAACCGCGAATTCCTTACGGGCTTTCATTCCTACATAGCGCAGGAGTGCGCCCATAAGAAAAATACCACGTGGATCTACATGATCGCCCTCAAACACATCCTGATGCTGGCCCGCAGCAAAGGCTATATGAACAAGGATCTGTTTGCAAATTACAAATTACAAAGCGAATTCGTAACGCGCAATTACCTCTCCATGAGCGAGATCAACAAACTGATGCAGTACGAGGGCGACACTCCCACCTTACAACTTATCCGGGATGCCTTTCTGTTCAGCTGTTTCACCGGCTTGTCTTATATCGACATGAAGGACCTTACGCTGGAAAATATCCAGCAGGTGAATAAACAGTTGTGGATCAGTACGACGCGCCGCAAAACGGGTTCCGAAGTAAACGTCCGGCTGTTCGAAGTGCCTTACAACATTCTGCTCAAGCACAGGCCGATGACCCGGACCAAGCGAATCTTCGACCTTCCGAGCAACGGCTGGTGCAATGCCTGTCTCGACAAAATCATGTCCGAAATAGGCATTATGAAACAGATTACATTCCATTCGGCCCGCCATACCTTCGCCACGACGATCACCCTGTCGCAGGGCGTAGCTATCGAGACGATCAGCAAGCTGCTGGGACATAGAAACATACGAACTACGCAGATTTATGCCACCATTACGCACTCGCAGCTCGACGGCGAAATGGAACGTCTGTCGAAGCGAATCAACTCCCTTTACCGCAATTTGCTTCCTCCGGATGCACCCGAAGCCGGCACAAAGCTCATCTAAGCGCCGTCATCCGCCCCTTGCGCCCCTTCCCGGAGGGAAAATCACCGGAAATCACCGAAAAGACCGAAAACCGGCGGTTACAATCTGTAACCAGCCCGACACTTTGCCGGGAAAACTGTAAGTGGCGGACGTTAATCCGCAGAATATGTGTAATAGTAGTAAATTATTTTAAAAATTTATTTGTATATGAATCGCCAAACGTTTATCTTTGCTAGTGAACTTTTTATTTTAAAAAATTAACTAATAGATTAACGCTTATGGTAAAAAAAATCCTACTATCGTTAATTGGAGTACTTGTGTTTGCAGCGGGGGCATTCGCCCAAGCCAAACAAGTGCGCGGTAGTGTCGTTGATGAAAACGGAGCGGCCGTGATCGGCGCTTCGGTTATCGTCAAAGGTACGACCATCGGTGTATCCACCGATCAGCAGGGATTTTTCGTTATGAACAATGTTCCGGCGAAATCCGAGGAACTGCAAATCTCCTATTTGGGGTATGTTACGCAGGATGTGAAGATCCGTCCGAACATGCAGATTACCCTTGTTCCTGACGAGCAGACTATCGAGTCCGTCGTGGTTACGGGTATGACCAAGACCGACAAACGACTCTTTACGGGTGCGGCGGACCGCCTTTCTGCCGACGATGTGAAACTTTCGGGTATGGCCGATATCAGCCGCGGTCTGGAAGGCCGTTCGGCCGGTGTCTCGGTGCAGAACGTATCGGGTACGTTCGGTACCGCTCCCAAGATCCGCGTCCGCGGTGCGACGTCGATCTTCGGCAGCTCGAAGCCCCTCTGGGTTGTGGACGGCGTCATTATGGAGGATGTGATCGACATCGACGCCGACGCACTCTCTTCGGGTGACGCCACGACGCTGATCAGCTCCGCCATCGCAGGTCTCAACGCCGACGACATCGAGAGCTTCAGCATTCTGAAAGACGGTTCCGCAACTTCCATATACGGTGCGCGCGCTATGGCCGGCGTGATCGTCGTTACGACCAAGAAAGGCCGCGCAGGCGAAAGCCGCATCAGCTATACCGGCGACTATACGTTCCGCATGACGCCGCGCTATGCCGATTTCAACATCATGAATTCTCAGGATCAGATGTCGGTATATCAGGAAATGGCCGCTAAGGGCTGGCTCAACAACTCGACTATCGCAAACGCCTCTTCGAGCGGTGTTTACGGCAAAATGTGGGAGCTGGTAAATACGGGCAAACTCGAAAATACGGAGGCTGCGCGCAACCGCTACCTGCGTAAGGCCGAGTACCGCAACACGGACTGGTTCAAGGAACTTTTCCGGAGTTCGCTGATGCACACGCACTCGATCAGCCTCAGCTCCGGTACCGAGAAGTCGCAGTACTACGCTTCGATGAGCGCCATGTTCGATCCGGGATGGACCAAGGCCAGCGAGGTGGAGCGTTATACGGCGAACCTCAACGCTACCTACAATATTTTCGACAATCTGACGCTGAACCTCATTTCGAGCGGCTCTTACCGTAAGCAAACGGCTCCGGGTACGTTGGCCGCGACGACCGACGTGGTATTCGGCGAGGTAAAGCGCGATTTCGACATCAACCCCTACTCGTATGCGATGAATTCGTCCCGGACGCTCGATCCCGATGAATTCTACACGCGCAACTACGCTCCGTTCAACATTCTCGACGAACTTGGGAAGAACTACATCGATCTCAACGTCGTGGATACGAAGTTCCAAGCAGAACTGCGTTACAAACCCGTCACGGGTCTCGAACTGAGCGCACTGGCCGCCATCAAATATTCGGCTACGACGCAGGAGCACAACATTACGGACTATTCGAATCAGGCCCGCGCCTACCGTGCAATGGCTACTACGGTGATCCGTGACAACAACCCGTTCCTGTATACCGATCCCGACAATGCGTATGCAGTGCCTATTTCGATCCTGCCCAAGGGCGGTATCTACAAGCGCCGCGACAACAACATGCTGTCGTACGACTTCCGTTTTGCCGCTTCGTACAATACGGAGATCAACAACCAGCACATTATCAACCTCTACGGAGGTATGGAGGTCAACCAGAGCGACCGTCACGAATCTTGGTTCAACGGCTGGGGTATGCAGTACTCGATGGGCCTGATCCCCTTCTACGCCTACGAGGTATTCAAGAAAGGCAAGGAGGAGAACACCGACTACTTCGGTCTGGCCGACACCCATTACCGCAACGTCGCTTTCTTCTTCAACGGCACCTATTCGTGGAACGGCCGCTACACCCTCAACGGAACCTTCCGTTACGAAGGAACGAACCGCATGGGTAAGAGCCGCAGCGCCCGCTGGCTGCCGACATGGAACGTCGCCGGTGCATGGAACGTACACGAAGAGAATTTCTTCGAGGCGCTGCGTCCCGCACTGTCGCACTTGTCGCTGAAGGCTTCCTACTCGCTGACCGCAGACCGCGGCCCCAGCTTCGTGACCAACTCGCGCGTCGTCATTACGAGCAATACCCCGTGGCGTCCTTCGGCCGGTGTTACCGAGTCGGGTCTGACGATTTACGACTTGGAGAACAGCGAGCTGACTTACGAGAAGAAGAACGAGGTGAACGTCGGTATCGACATGGGCTTCCTGAACAACCGCATCAGCCTCGCAGCCGACTGGTACAAGCGTGACAACCACGACCTGATCGGTGTGATCAACACGCAGGGTATCGGCGGTCAGGTGATGAAATACGGTAACGTCGCCGGTCTGAAATCTTCGGGTGTCGAGCTGACTCTTTCGACCCGCAACATCGAAACCAAGAATTTCAGCTGGTCTACGGACTTCATCTATTCGCACCTGAAAGAGGAGGTGACCGACCTGATGTCGTACAAGCGTGCCATCGACCTCGTATCGGGCACCGGTTTCGGTATGGAAGGCTATCCTTCGCGTTCGATCTTCTCGTTCGACTTCCAAGGCCTGAACGACGAGGGTATCCCGCAGTTCATCAACGAGAAAGGCCAGCTCACGACCACCTCGATCAACTTCCAAGAGCGTAACAACCTCGGACATCTGAAGTATTCGGGTACGGCCGATCCGACGGATTTCGGTAGCTTCGGCAACATGTTCCGTCTCTACGGCTTCAAGCTCAATGTCTTCATCACCTACTCGTTCGGCAATGTGATCCGTCTGGATCCGGTCTTCTCCGAATCCTACAGCGACCTGCTCTCCATGCCGCGCGAGTTCCGCAACCGCTGGATGCGTCCGGGCGATGAGAACCATACGGATATTCCGGTTATCGCCAACAAGCGTCAGGTCAAGAAGGACAACTACCTTTCGCGCGCTTACAATGCCTACAACTATTCGACGGCACGTATCGCCAAGGGCGACTTCATCCGCATGAAGGAGATTTCGCTGACCTACGACTTCCCGAAGCGCTGGATCAAGAAACTCCGTTTCTCAAACATGTCGCTTAAACTTCAGGCTACGAACCTCTTCCTGATCTATGCCGACAAGAAGCTCAACGGTCAGGATCCCGAATTCTTCAATACCGGCGGTGTTGCGGTTCCGGTGCCCAAGCAATTTACGCTGACGCTGAAAATCGGTTTATAACAGACGCTAAAGTTGAAAAATATGAATACGAAAAAAATAACCACGCTAATCGTACTCGCGGCTGCCCTCGTGGCGCTTCCCGCTTGTAACGACTTTTTGGATGAGATGCCGGACAACCGAACCGAACTCGATTCGAGCGACAAGATCACCAGTCTGCTGGTTTCGGCATATTCCGAACATACCTACCCCGTAACCTGCGAATACGCATCGGACAATGTCGATGAAACGGCATTGGTTTCACCGAACTTCGAACCCGAACAGGAAGAGTACTACCGCTGGCAGGACGTTACGGCGGCCGTTACCAACGAAGCGCCTCAGGCCGTATGGAGTCAGTATTACATGGCGATTGCCGCTGCCAACCAAGCGCTCGACGCCATCAAGGAGCTGGGCGGCGCCGACACCCCGCAGCTGAAGGCCGCCAAGGGCGAAGCGCTCATTTGCCGTGCATACGCTCATTTCTGTCTGGCCAATATGTTCTGTCAGGCTTACAATCCGCAGTATGCGTCGGAAGACCTTGGCATCCCCTACATGGAGAAGGCCGAAACGATACTCAACCCCAAATACACCCGCGGTACGCTGGCCGATGTCTATTCCAAGATCGACGCCGACCTGATCGAGGGTCTGCCGCTGATCACCGACGAGTTCTACTCGGTGCCGAAGTACCATTTCAACCAGAAGGCCGCCTATGCTTTTGCAGCCCGTTTCTACCTCTTCTATCAGAAGTGGGACGAGTGTATCGCCGCCGCGAAGGTAGTGCTGGGAAGCGCTCCCGAAACGATGATGCGCGACCTCGAAGCGAACGGCAAGCTGGGACTGCAGTCGGCCGACGGACAGACCCTGCTTCGCACGATGGACTATATCGACTACTCGCACAAGTGCAATCTGCTGCTGCAGACCTCGATAACCGATGCTCCCGGCATTTCGTTCGGTCCTTACAATGCCTACACCGGGTTCTCCCACGGTAACTGGCTGGATCAGACCGAAACCTTCCGCGCTCCGACGGCTCCATGGGGCAGCAGCTATACGCTCTACTCTGCGCCGTATTCAATGAATACCGGTAAAGCCGACAAGTGTTTCGCATGGCGTGCGCCCTACCTCTTCGAGATCAAGGACCCGGTGATGCAGACGGGACTCGCGCATACGGTTTTCCCCGCATTTACGGCCGAAGAGACGCTGCTCTGCCGCGCCGAGGCTTACATCATGAAGAAAGAATACGGCCCGGCTCTGAACGACATGAACCTCTGGATCAGCAAATATGTGAAATCCGGCGCCCAGACGCTCACCGAAGCCAACGTCAACCAGTGGGCGCAGAACACGAAGGAGTATACCCCGGCCAATCCCACGGTGAAGAAACCTTTCGGCGAGACGGCTTTCCCGCTCGAAGCCGGCACGCAGACCAACATGTGCTATGCGCTGCTGCATCTGCGCCGTGTGGAGACCGTACACCTCGGTTTGCGCTGGTTCGACATAAAACGTTACGGCATTACGATCTATCGTCGCAAGCTGGCCAGCTACAACACGCTCGGAAGCGTTACCGACGAACTGCACGCCCGCGACCCGCGCTGCGCGATGCAGCTGCCGATGGATGTCGTTGCCGCAGGCCTGACTCCTAACCCGAGATAATCAGATGCTAACGATAAAACAGGATATACGATGAAAAAGAATATTATATTACTTATGACGGCAGTGTTCGGAGTGTTCGTTTTGGCGGGCTGCTCCGAGGACGACCTGAAAAAGACGAGTGCTGTCCTCGACTCGCCTACCGTCGAGAACGATTTCGACAGATGGCTTACCAAGAACTATTTGGAACCCTACAACATCGATTTCAAATATCGTTTCAAAGATGTTCTGGGCGACATGGACTACAACCTGACTCCCGCAGATTACGGACAGGCGATCAAACTGGCCAAGCTGACGCTGCACCTGACGCTGCAGGTTTACGACGAAGTGACGGGCAACAGGCAGTTCATCAGCGAGAACTTCCCGAAGATCGTCCATGTTATCGGTTCGCCGGCCTATAACGAAAACAACAATATCGTACTCGGTGTGGCCGAAGGCGGTAAGATGATGACCCTTTATCAGGTAAACATCATCGACTATCTGCTGGAGACGAAGAATATCGACCAGCTCAACGAGCTCTTCTTCAAGACCATGCACCATGAGTTCGGTCACATCCTCCACCAGACGCGGCCCTACTCGACCGACTTCAACGCCGTGACGCCTTCGAGCTACGTCGGCGACGCATGCTTCGACACCTATCGGACGGATGCAGCGGCTCGTCAGGCCGGGTTTATCACGCGTTATTCGTCGAAGGCTCCCGATGAGGATTTCGTGGAACAGCTCTCGCTCTACGTAACCTCGACGGCTGCCGAATGGGAAGCCATTCTCGCACAAGGCGGCAGCGCCGGACGTCCGCTTCTCGAACAGAAGAACGATATCATGCGTGCCTACATGCTCAGCACATGGGATATCAATATCGATGAACTGCGAAAAGTGGTATTACGTCGGCAGAATGAGATTTGGTCGCTCGATTATAACATTTAATTCGTAAAAGAGATGAAAAAACTTATCATATTATTAGCGGTTTTGCCGCTTGTCCTCTCTTCGTGCCTCAAAGACGACAAGGACGCTTTCGGCAAAACGGCCAGTGAGCGAATCCGCGAGGTGCAGGAGGGCACCGAAAAGGCGCTGACCGGAGCTGCCAACGGCTGGCTGATGGAGTACTATCCCAGTGCGACGCAGGAGTACGGAGGCATTGCGATCTACATGAAGTTCCAGAACGGAACGGTTACCGTAACTTCCGAAGCGGGAGGCGCCGGCAAGACCGCCGAGAGTCTCTACTCGTACGATCAGGATTACGGTCCCACGATCAATTTCGACACTTACAATCCCTACTTCCATATCTATTCGGAGCCGAACTCCGGTGTCGGCCCGACCAATACGGGTATGGGAGGTGACAGCGAGTTCATCATCATGAGCTACGCGGCCGACAAAGTCGTTCTGCGCGGCAAGAAGACCCAGAACACCATCGTGCTGACTCCCCTGCCGGAAACCGCATGGAACACGATGTTCGGCAAATATTCCGCGGATGTGAACAAGATGGACAATTTCCGGTCCTACGAACTCGTTCTCAACGGCAAGACCTACGACATTTCGCGCGAGGTGGCGGCCGGTTATAACTCCCGTTATTTTTCGGTTGTGACTGAAAACGGAACGATTCCCGCAAGCTTCATCTACACGCAGGATACCGGACTCAAGTTCTATGAGCCGCTGGTTGTCGACGGAGTGTCGATCGAGGAGATGACTTGGAGCGGCGGCATGTTCACCGACGAGGTAAGCGGCGCCCGGATTCAGGAAACGGTATCCAACAATAAGTTTACCTTCGCCGTATCGGGAATCAAGGCAACTTCGGTCGACGTAGAAACGACGCCGACTGTTGCAAACGAGTACTACTATTTCGACGTCGTGCCGTCGAGTGCATTCGCAAGTGCATCGGATGAGGAGATTCTGTACGAACTGATGGACGGAATCACGTCGATGAACCAATTGTCGCTCGGCAAAATGATGAAAACGCTGACGGTAGATTCCGACACGGAGTACATACCCTGCGCATTCGGTCTTAAAATCGTAAACGGCTGGATCTATCCGATCACGGAACTGGCAAAGGGCACCGCTTTCGTGAGCGGTCAGGGCGATCCGATGTCGCCGGAATACCAAGCATGGCTCGGTACATGGACCGTCACCAGTACGTCGTCCGAAAAGAGCAAGCAGCCGATTACATTCGACATCACGCTTGCCAAGAAGGTCGCCAACACCTCTTATTCGCTGACCGGCTGGGATATTTCGGTCCGCCGACTGACTTGGGCGGGAACTGCCGACTTCAAAGCAACCAACAATTCGTTCGAGATCATAAACGGGCAAGAACTCCCGTATTCGGATCCCAACGGTACGCCGTATCTTATCGCCCGCGGAATCGCAGCATCGGGCACCTATATCGTCTCTGGCAGCTACCCGGCTCTGACCGGCGTTATGAATTCCGACGGAACAGCTTCCGTTTCCTGCTATAAGGGCAAGTTCTCGGACGGCGAAGAGTTTACCGTAGGTACGGTAGGATATTTCATAGATACCGGAGGCAGCTACGGATCTTATGGTCCCGCAGCAGGATTTACATCGGGAGATCATCCGGTCGGACCGTTCAAGATGGTTAAGAAATCGGCTGCCGGCGCCCCCGCCAAAGCCGCTGCTCTGACGAACGTCAATACTGTAATCCGGTACCA contains these protein-coding regions:
- a CDS encoding DUF4302 domain-containing protein, giving the protein MKKLIILLAVLPLVLSSCLKDDKDAFGKTASERIREVQEGTEKALTGAANGWLMEYYPSATQEYGGIAIYMKFQNGTVTVTSEAGGAGKTAESLYSYDQDYGPTINFDTYNPYFHIYSEPNSGVGPTNTGMGGDSEFIIMSYAADKVVLRGKKTQNTIVLTPLPETAWNTMFGKYSADVNKMDNFRSYELVLNGKTYDISREVAAGYNSRYFSVVTENGTIPASFIYTQDTGLKFYEPLVVDGVSIEEMTWSGGMFTDEVSGARIQETVSNNKFTFAVSGIKATSVDVETTPTVANEYYYFDVVPSSAFASASDEEILYELMDGITSMNQLSLGKMMKTLTVDSDTEYIPCAFGLKIVNGWIYPITELAKGTAFVSGQGDPMSPEYQAWLGTWTVTSTSSEKSKQPITFDITLAKKVANTSYSLTGWDISVRRLTWAGTADFKATNNSFEIINGQELPYSDPNGTPYLIARGIAASGTYIVSGSYPALTGVMNSDGTASVSCYKGKFSDGEEFTVGTVGYFIDTGGSYGSYGPAAGFTSGDHPVGPFKMVKKSAAGAPAKAAALTNVNTVIRYHKLSDIPQMNLSSFQIGINVKAAKLE